The window GTAAATGCGTTGAATACTTTTaatgatattttaaaaaattacaaaCATCACAATTTTCTTACGTTGTAacattatttatctattttacaGAAGAGGAATGTCAGTGCCTTAAGCTTACAGTTCCCAAGTCTAGAGTCAGTTATGGCCTGCTATTAGTGCTATAGTTTGGCCCCTGAACCAGGTCTTTCCACTTGTAAAGTTAAAGAGGCCGCAGCCGGGTCATCGACAAGCCAAAACAGCTCTCCATTCTCTGGGACAACACGAGCTGCTGGCAGTGCAGGACCCTCTCTACCCTCCAGCACTTCCTGTAAGAACATGGCTACAGTTTTAATTTTTAGGCttcaatcatttttttttccaatggaTGTGATGAGTTTTAATGTTATGGCATACATAACATTTACTGTTCTCACTTACCTTTAAAATGGGTGCTTTGTTCCCTCCAGTGGATACAAAAGCTGCACAGTGAGCAGCATTCACAATTGGAAAGGTCATAGTTACTCGCTGTGGTGGTGGTTTGGGAGAGTCACTGATGGGGGCCACAATCTTTTCAGTTTcctaaaataagataaaaccaAAACTCACCATCTATCACATTTAATGAGTACAGTCACCAAATGCAAGAGCCACAAACAACAACTACCCTGTAACAGTATTCCATGAGAATTATGTGTAACAAGCACTGGCATTCAACAGCCACAAGGTTTGACTGGGTCTATAAAAATCTATACGTACTCAAGGGAGTGTCTTGCAGTCTACAGAAAATATACATTTGTAAAATAGGGGACAAGAGACCACTTCAAAGCCCTAACTCCCACTTTGCCCTGATTAGTAGGTCACAGTCAAACATATGACTGAATAACATGCTTCATATTCTTACAGTGAAACAACCATGTTTCTATATTTTACAGAACTGTTGGCAAATTTGAGATGCTCTGtcgtttaacatgtgtgaagcatTTATAGACTTGAACCACACGCAAGAAGTaagttttgaaagaaaaaataaaaatctgtgagTGGGAAATGAAAGCCTTAAATGAAAGCAAAATGTAGGTTGGGTCAAGATGTTGACAAAATGAGTACATGActacataaaaaatatgttttttaatataaGAACTTTGTATTACTTAGAATTTAATTAACCATAGCCTTTAACGgaaaatacaatgcaatacaaCCCACTGGAtaaatttgatttgaatgtaataaGAAAAGACTAgcaagtgtgtgttttaattgtaaatttacataattaattcattattaattCTTTATAGAACAATAACATGTGGATGTTACCCTGGTGTTGTTACACTGTTACATGGATGTGTAGATCATGTATTGTGGTTTATGATGTTAGGGGTTGACCTTCACTATGTAAAGTCTTTACtttgtataatgtataattttaaaaagctcAGAGAAAGAGCCGGGGATATGCAGATTCAGCTCAGTAAGTAAATGACTTACAAACTGCCTAGTCAAACACTTAACTAGGCAGTtagtaaaacataaatcaaGTCCAAAACAAGAAAATTCTCACAGAAACATTAAGTGTTGCATTTGCACTTTGTCTTTACCCCTAAAAGAGGGTGATCTGGGAAGAGGGAACATGTGTGTCCATCAGGTCCCATACCGAGCAGTAACAAGTCAAACACTGGGATGATCTCTCCCGGAAAGGCCTGTGGGATTCAATAAGACATATAATAATGACATATGAGTACAAAGGCACTACATGGACTGGTGGTTAGAGTTTTCATTTCCTCGTACATCTTTAAGCTTCCTGCCATAATCCTCAGCACACTCAGCCACAGGTAGAGATGGATCTATCTTCAACACGCCACCATCTGCAATGTTGGCCTTAGAGAAAAGGGATTTCTGAAACAATAAAGAGCTTAGCTTActttcagtttaaaatgaaatggcaTAACATTTCAGTCCAGTTGTTCTGACCCACCTCGTACAGGCCACAGGTGCTCTCTGGGTCATCAAAGGGAACCAGTCTCTCGTCACAAAAGGCAAAGAGCCACTTGCTGCAGTCCAACTGAGGCAGAGCGAGCAGCTCTTTGCTCAACAAGGACACAAGGCTCGCTCCGGACAGGCCCAGGGTGAACCTGCCCCGGGACGAGATGGCCTTCTCTGCCCGGGACATTACCAGGCTGGCCAGCGCCGGACCGAGCTCTGCGGAGGACGGAAAAACGACCACTCTTCTGCCTGCCATTGTCACTGAGCACTGTGACAGGATGAACAGAGACGATGGAGCAATGAGGAGGAAGTGTTGACACAAGTGAAGTGAGGTGACTACTGTGTGCAAGTCTGTTATCTATGTAAAATAAGTTTAGGTCATAAAtaacaaacacattcaaatcatgattaaataaaataagtgcaGTGACATTTCTAAATTCATAGTATCAACAGCACGTCTATTAAATTACCTTAAAATCTTGTTTGGAGTTTCATGTGCTTTTCCAGTGCAATTATTAGTCGGCTAAGTTAATCCTATTTGCACTTCCTGAAACGACAACCAATCACAACATTTTCCACAGTGCGTGACGCTACTGAAGAAATGTTTATTCCAGAGTGACCAGTGATTACGGACAAAATTACATGacaaaattatgtaaattacCTTTGAATTGgaagtatttattatatttttattttacaattcactaatttatttttgttgaagaGCGACGCAATGCCTCCTCCTGGCCGACATGTGGAAGTCGCgggttaaaaatacagaggCTCATATTGCATGAATTTGCTTTTGCAGAAATTGTGATCATTGCTGCTGCTAAATCAGAGCTTTTACCAGCGCTCTAGTTtggttaaagtgtttttttttagcccaTTACACATCATGTCGGCGGTTTTCTCCTTTCAGAATCAGCTTTCTTCGATCATGGACGCGTTATCCAAAACTGCTGTGCTGGAGATAAGCAAACTGGTGGAGATCGAGTCCAAGATgcttaaaatagaaataaaccGGGGACGGAATGAAATCGCCTCACTCACAGAGAAATTGCAGCTGATGGAGAAACTACTTTATATGGCGCAGAGTAATAGACAGGAGTCCTCGGCAGTAATGGTAAGAGGCGCGTCGGACAGGGGACTGGTGGTGCAGCCTGACAGGACAAAACCTGCTATAAACAGGTGAACCAACTGCATGAATAGGCTTATACACCCCGCACCCAAACAATTAAGACATATCAGTAATAGTTTCTGATAGTTAT of the Periophthalmus magnuspinnatus isolate fPerMag1 chromosome 8, fPerMag1.2.pri, whole genome shotgun sequence genome contains:
- the pgls gene encoding 6-phosphogluconolactonase, with amino-acid sequence MAGRRVVVFPSSAELGPALASLVMSRAEKAISSRGRFTLGLSGASLVSLLSKELLALPQLDCSKWLFAFCDERLVPFDDPESTCGLYEKSLFSKANIADGGVLKIDPSLPVAECAEDYGRKLKDAFPGEIIPVFDLLLLGMGPDGHTCSLFPDHPLLGETEKIVAPISDSPKPPPQRVTMTFPIVNAAHCAAFVSTGGNKAPILKEVLEGREGPALPAARVVPENGELFWLVDDPAAASLTLQVERPGSGAKL